DNA sequence from the Egibacteraceae bacterium genome:
CATGGGTCTGGCGGTGATCGACGCCGGTCATGCGGCCACGGAGGCCGCGGCGCTGCCCGCTTTGCGCGCGACCCTGGCACAGGCTGCCTCCGTCAACGGCCTGTCGGCGACGCTGGTAGCGTCGTCCCTCCCGACGGAGCCTTGGGTTGCCCACACCCCGCCCGAGGCGCCCGCGACGGAAGGACTACGGTGATCTCGGCCACTCCCGAGGAGCAGCGCACCCTCCTCGACCTGCAACGCGTCGACACGACAATCCGCCAGCTGGAGCATCGCCGGGCCCACCTGCCAGAACAGCAGGCACTCGACCAGAACGCCGACACCCTGTCGCGGGTTCGCGGCGAGCACGCCGACGCCCGCGAGCGCCTCGACCAGCTGAACCGGGCCCAGATGCGGCTGGAGAGCGAGATCGCCACCGTCGACGCGCGCCGCAAGTCGGAGGAGGGCCGGATGTACTCGGGTTTGATCACCTCGGAGAAGGAGGTGCAGGCCCTGCGCGGCGAGATCTCCTCCCTGAAGCAGCGCAAGGGCGACCTGGAGGACAGCCTGCTGGAGGTGATGCAGGAGCTCGAGGATGTCGAGTCCCTGGTCGCCACCCTGGACGAGCGCCAGGAGGAGCTCTCCGGCAACGTCGCCGGGCTGGAGCAGGGCCGCGACGAGGCGTCGCGCGACCTCGACGCCGAGCTGGCGGAGCGCCGGCAGGAGCGCACGCAGCTGGCCGCCGGCCTGCCCGTCGAGGTGGGGGAGTACTACGAGGAGCTGCGGGACCGCAAGGACGGCATCGCCGTGGCGGAGCTCGTCGGGCGCACCTGCCAGGGCTGCCGCCTGGAGCTCACGGCGGTGGAGTTCGAGGATGCGCACGAGCGCGCCCGCAAGGGGCTGGCCCGCTGTGAGCAGTGCGGGCGGATCCTCGTCCCGACCGGGTGACCACACCATGCGGCGCCTGGTACCGACCCGCTGACCACGCCATCTGGTCGCACGGCCACGCCTGAGGCGCAAGCTTTCCCGCGCCGGCGCGGGAAAGCTTGGGACACGGCGGGTTCTCGCTTGGCGAAGCCTCGATGACCCGACGAGAATCCTGCGCCCGTCTCCCCGCAGGCTCCACGGCGCCCGCGGGGGTACGCTTGGCGTTGGGGAGCCGGCCAGGCGACCGCGGCGGTGCACGGCACCGTCGAGGAAAGTCCGGACTCCGCAGGGCAGGACGCTGGGTAACGCCCAGGCGCGGTGACGCGCGGACAGTGCCACAGAGAGCAGACCGCCGAACGGCCCCGCTCCGCGGGGTGCGTGGCAAGGGTGAAAGGGTGCGGTAAGAGCGCACCGGCGCCGGCGGCGACGCCGGCGGCCAGGTAAACCCCGTCCGGAGCAAGGCCAAGCAGGCGCGATCGCAGGTTGCCCGCCGAGCGCCAGGTAGGCCGCACGAGGCCGGCGGAGACGTCGGTCCCAGATAGATGGTCGCCACCCGCGCCTGGCGCGGGCACAGAATCCGGCTTACCGGCCGGCTCCCCCCCTTTTACCCCCCCTGACCTGCGGAAACGTGTTTATAGGGGGCGCTTGGCTCACACCTGGCCCACGGGACTCGGCGAGGACCGAGTCCACGGCGTGTCTCGCCTGGACCACGTCGCGCAGACCGGTGCGGGCGGGCAGGTGCAGGTGCAGGTGCAGGTCCAGGGTCCCTGCGCGGCCAGCGAGCAGCAACGGCTGGAGTGCGCCGCCTCCTGGTCGGTCGCACCCGACGCGCCGGTGGCCGTGGGCGTTGCGGCTGCGCACCGGCGACCTCACCGCCGGGACCTACGAGCTGGCGGTGCCTCTGGCCGCCGGTGACGACGCGGCGCCTGCACCCCCGATTCACTCACCTACACCGTCACTGCCATCACCGGCGCAGACGGTGAGGGCACCGGTCCTCCTGCGGACCCGCAGCGGACCGACGTCGTGCTCGTCGCCGAGCCCGCGCGCGTGCCGCCGGGCGGCACCGTCACGCTGGTCATCCACAACCGGCGCGACGAGCGGCTCGGCTACGGACTGGCCTACACACTGGAGCGCTGGGACGGCCACGCTTGGACTGCTGTGCCCACCCAAGGGTGGAAAGGGCCTGCGCTGCTGGTTGAACCGGGCGGCGTCTCCGCCCCCCAGGAGATCCCCGTGCCGCCCACAGACGGGTGGTACCGCGTCACCAAGACTGTCCAGGCCGCGGCGGAATCCGCGGAGGACATCGTCGGGCACGCCCGCCTCGAGGTCGCAGCCGCCCTGCTCCAGCCCAGGCCAGGCGAGGACTTCGTCGTCTTGGCCGCGGCCGCCGCCACCCATGCGGGCGCCCCGGGCCCGTCTACGCCGTGGCGGTGCCCGCTGACCTTGCGGACACCCTGACCGCCGTGGCTACACGCATCGAACCTGCTCCAACCCACCCTCAGCCCGACTCGAGCCCCCAGGGGAGCTGCGCCTCCACCGAATCCGTGCCGTTTTCCATGTACGTCCACTGTGGCGTGGAAGCCGCGCAGATCGACGGGCGCTGGTGGGAGGTCATCGAGCCGCTCTACCGCGACGACCAGCCAGGCCTGGGTCCGCCCCCCGGATGGTCCGACCCCGAACAGGACGGGGTGCTCACCCGGCTCGGACCTGAGCTCGCCGAGTTCCGGGCCCCCCATGGCGCTGTCGTCCAGCTGCGCCCCAGAAACGTCGACGCACCACCACGGATCTGCCGATGACCCGAAACCCGCGAAGAGGCGCAGGACCGACCCGATACACGCTGCTGCCAATGGGCGGAGGCTCTGCAGCGTTGCGTTGCGCCTCCCACGGCTGTTCAGGCGTCAAGCAACAATCACGAGATATCCGCGGGCGTTCGGTGGTTCCAGCAGTCCTCGCAACCTTCGCAGATCCGCCGGCATCGGTAGCTACCATCGAGGGCCGAGGAAGCGCCCGCTGGCCTCGTTGACTGCGTACCTTCGGGCCAAGGACCGTGCTGGGGCGCTCTTCAGTCGCGGGGCCAGCGCTGCGCGCCGTGCAGGATGCGGAGGATGACCACAGCCGCCGGTTCGAGGCGGTAGACCACGAGGTACGGGGTGCCTACGACGGCCAACTCGCGGGTGCCGGCGACTCGCCCCGACCGCGCCATCGCTGGGTAGTCGGCGAGCCGTCCCACCGCGGCGTGCATGGCATCCCCCATGTCGAGGGCCGCCCGCGGGTTGTGCTCAGCGATCCATTCGAGTTGGACCGCGAGGCTCTGTTCGGCCTCAGGCAGCCACTCGACCCTCACGCAGTCCGACCGGCTGCGCGCCGCTCCAGCTCAGCCCGCTGCTGGCGCCAACTCGAGAGCACCCGATCATGGGGGATGCGATCAACCGTTGGATCGACGGCCTCGCGGACCGCGTGCTCGACCTCGCTACGGAACCAGGCATCGTGTCCCTGCGATTCGTGCCAACGCTGAACCGCATCGCGCATGAGCACGCGGAGAAGCTGCGCTGCCGTGTGCTCCTGGGCTGCTGCTACCTCAGCGAATGCCGCCTTGAGTGCGTCGTCGACGCGAAACGTGAAGGTGCTGTCAGCCATGGCGCGCCCCCATCCGGTGTCTTCGTAGCGATGTACATGTTAACACAAGCTGCCGTAGGGGTCTTGCACGTGCGGCGCCATCAACGCGGGCACCCGGGTGGAGGTCCGTGCCGCGGCCACCGCGGCAGGCAGCACCTACGCCGGCCTGGTCCGTCTGGTCGAGCAGGCGCAGACCGAACGCGCCCCGTTCGTGCGGCTGGCCGATCGCGCAGCCGGCGTGTTCGTGCCGATCACGCTGCTGGTGGCGGGACTGGCGTGGGCGTGGTCGGGAGATCCCGTGCGGGCACTGACCGTCCTCGTCGTCGCCACCCCCTGCCCGTTGATCCTGGCGACCCCGATCGCGATCACGGCTGGGATCTCCCGGCTGGCCAGGCGTGGGGTGATCGTCAAGGGCGGTGGGGCCCTGGAGACCCTGGCCCGCGCCGAGTACGTGCTGCTGGACAAGACCGGAACGGTCACCTCGGGGCGCCGCGACTGGTCGAGGCGGTGCCCTTCGACGGGGCCGACCCCGACGAGGTGCTGCGTCTGGCGGCTGGACCAGTGTCCGCCCACGTGTTCGGCGCACCGATCGTGCACGAGTCACGGGCGAGGGGTCTGGAGCTGAGCCTCCCCACAGAGGTGGACGAGAGCCCGGGGGCCGGCATCGCCGGACTCGTCGATGTCGCGGCCGGCGGCAGTCAGCATCCGCCGCACCACCTGGCGCCGGTGGGCGGCGTAGGTCAGGACATCGCTCGGGCAGCACCCACCGACGCATCGCCACCGGAGGCTCACCCGTGGCGCGGGTGAAGTTCAAAGAGCGCAACGTGCAAGCGCCCTCCCGGGGTGTCGTGCTGTATACTGTGCTGTATGTCAGCGACGAGGACCCAGGTCTACCTTTCCGAGGAGCAGCGCCGTCGGATCGACGCCCTGGCCGAGGCCGAGGGCGTGACCCTTGCCGAGATTGTGCGCCGGGCGCTGAACGCATACTTCGCCGACGTGCACGCGGACCCAAGCGCGGCACTCGCAGCGACGTTCGGCGCAGATCCCGATGCCCGCAATCCCGACCGCGACGAATGGGCTCATGCCTGACGTCCTGGTCGACACCGACCTGTTCGTCGACCACCTGCGGGGCGCGGCTGAGTTGAGGCCAGGCAAACACCGCCTGCACTACTCGGTCATCACCCGCGCCGAGCTGTTCGCCGGGAGCTCGGCGACAGCTCAGATCTCCCAGCTGCTCGCCCCGTTCCGCGAACTCCCTGTTAACCGGGCTATCGCCGAGCGTGCGGGTCGCATCAAGCGTGGGAGCGGTTTGCGCATGCCCGACGCGCTGATCGCAGCGACGGCCCTGGAGCAGGGTCTGAGCCTGGCGACCCGCAACCGCCGCCACTTCCAACCCGTACAGGGGCTGCGCCTACGCGCGTTGCGGTGAGGGCGTTCGTGCGGCTCCACGAGAGCCATGTCCGCCTTCCTCGCCGACCTCAAAGCTCTCGGCGTCGAGGTGGAGGGCGATCTCGGTCAGCGTCTCGACGCCGATGTTGGCCACCCACAGGGCGGAGTCGTCGGGCAGGACGTGGGCCATGTGGGCGGTCTCCTGCGGGCGCTCCACCGCGGGGTCCTCGCCGGCCCCGCATGCGGTGACAGCCAGAGCGAGCGCGGCGATCCTCACGAGCAGTCTGTCTGTGGGGCAGGGTGTCCTCCCCGTTGGTGGTGCCGACCACCGCAGTCGTAGCGAACCCCGCGCCGCGATCGCCACCAACCGACTCCCAGCGGGGGTTGAAACCGTAGTTGCCGAAGCGGCGGGTCGGGACGCTCGACGATGGCTTGCCGCTCCTGGCGGGTGGTTGCCGGTCAAGCCCGATAGCGTGTGTCGCCCATGCGGGAACGCGAGCTGCCACCAGGCCGGTACGACGCGGTCGTCGACCGCCGGCTTGCGGAGCTGGCCGCGCGGCTCGCCGGGCGGGCCTGGACCGACGACCTCGACCCGGGCGAGCAGCCGACCCGCCTGGCGCACCACGTCGCCGACGTGCTGGCCCGCGCGCTGGGGATGCTCGACGACGCGGAGCGGCTGACGCTGGTCAACGAGCTCGTCGAGCGCATCGGCGAGGCCCACGCCGCGGTCCCCGGCCCGCCACGGCGCTTGGAGGCTGTCACAGCGCACGGAGTCGCCCGACCGCCCGCGGCGCCGGACATCCCCCTGTCCGCGCACGACCTGCTCGTCAACGCCCGCGGCGAGCCGCACCTCGCGGCCGAGCTGAAGAAGGAGCTCGCCTCCGCCGACCAGGTGGACCTGATCGTGGCGTTCGTGCGCTGGTACGGCGTGCGCCTGATCATCGACGAGCTCCAGGCCGCGACCGCCCGCGGCGTCCCCGTCCGGCTTTTGACCACGACCTACACCGCTTCCACCGAGGCCCGCGCGCTCGACGAGCTGTCCCGCCGCGGCGTCGAGATCCGCGTCTCCTACGACACCGCGGTCACCCGCCTGCACGCCAAGTCGTGGATCTTCCACCGCGACTCGGGGTTCGGCACCGCCTACGTCGGCTCGTCCAACCTCACCCGCACGGCGATGATGGACGGTCGCGAGTGGAACGTGCGGCTGTCGCAGGCCAGCGCCGACGTGCTGTTCGCCAAGGTCGCCACGGTCTTCGACGCCCAGTGGGAGTCCGGCGACTACGAGCCCTACGACCCGCAGCGCTTCGCCGCCGCGACCGCGGCCGTGCGCGCACCCGACGCCGAGTCGGCCCTGTCAGGGCTCACCCTGAGGCCCTGGCCCTACCAGGACGAGATCCTCGACGCGCTCACCGTGCAGCGCGACGTCCACGGATCGACGCGCAACCTCGTCGTCGCCCCCACCGGCACGGGCAAGACCGTGGTCGCCGCCCTGGACTACCAGCGGCTGGTGGCCGGCCACGGCGACCTGAGCCTGCTGTTCGTCGCCCACCGCGAGCAGATCCTCCGGCAGTCGCGGCGCACCTTCCGGGAGGCGCTCGGCGACGGGTCCTTCGGCGAGCTGCTCGTCGGCGGGCACCGTCCCACCGCCGGCCGCCACGTCTTCGCCTCGATCCAGACCCTGTCGTCGCCCGAGGCGCGCGGCCTCCTCGGCGACGCCTTCGACGTCGTGGTCGTCGACGAGTTCCACCACGCCGAGGCCGCCACCTACCGGCGGCTGCTCGACAGCCTTGATGCGCGCTGGCTGCTGGCGCTGACCGCCACGCCCGAACGCGCCGACGGCCTGGACATCCGCCGCTGGACCGACGGGCGCACCGCCTTCGACATGCGCCTGTGGCACGCCCTGGACCGCCAGCTGCTCGCCCCCTTCCAGTACTTCGGCATCGCCGACGTCGTGGACTACTCGACGGTGCGCTGGCAGGCCGGCCACTACGACCTCGGCGACCTCGGCGCCCTGCTCACCGGTGACGACGCCCGCGACCGGCTGGTCGTGCGCCAGGTCGAGCGCATCGTCGGCGACCCCCGCCGGATGCGCGCGCTGGGGTTCTGCGCCACCGTCGAGCACGCCCACGCGATGGCCGCGCTGTTCGACCGGGTCGGCTGGCCGGCGGTGCCGATCGACGCGACGACCGCCCAGCACGACCGCGAGCGCCACCTCGCCGCGCTGCGCGCGGGGGAGCTCGCCGCGATCTTCTCCCGCGACGTGTTCAACGAGGGCGTGGACATCCCCGAGGCCGACACGATCCTGCTGCTGCGCCCCACCGAGTCGGTGACCGTGCACCTCCAGCAGCTCGGCCGCGGGCTGCGCCGCCACCGCGACAAGGACGTGTGCACGGTCCTGGACTTCGTCGGCCAGCACCGCCGCGAGTACCGGCTTGACCTGCGGCTGCGGGCGATGACCGGGATCTCGCGCCGCGAGCTCGTCGCGGCCGCCGAGCAGGGCTTCCCCTACCTGCCCTCGGGCTGCCACCTCGAGCTCGACCGCCAGGCCCGCGAGTGGGTCGTGGCCCACCTCAAGGAGGCGGTGCTGGTCAACCGCCGGGCGCTGACGCGCGAGCTCGGGCTGCTGGCCGCCCAGCAGGAGCGACAGGTCGCGCCGCCGCTGGCGACGTTCCTCGACGAGGCGGGCGTGGAGCTGGCCGACGTCGCCAAGGTCGGCGGGTGGGCGGGCCTGCGGCGTGCCGCCGGGCTGGAGCAGCGCCCCGCCGGCGCGCACGAGGCCACCCTGGCGAAGGGCGTCGGCCGCGTGCTGCACCTCGACGACGTCGAGCGCCTCGAGCAGCTGGCGTCGTGGCTGCGCGCCGGCCGGCCGCCGGTGCCCGCCGACGACCGCCAGCGGCACCTCGCGTGGATGTTCCTGGTCACCATGTGGACCCTGCGCGCCGCGCCCGACGACCTCGACGCGGCCTGGCGCGGGCTGTTCGACGCGCCAGCGGTCCTCGACGAGCTGGTCGAGACCCTGCCGTTGCTGCGTGAGCGCATCGCGCGGCCGTCGATACCGCTGCCCGACGCCGAGGTGCCCTTGCGGTTGCACGCGACGTACGCGCGCGACGAGATCCTCGCCGCGTTCGGGCGGCTCGTGCCGGGGGTGCGCTACAGCCACCAGGCGGGCCCGTGGTGGCACGAGCCCGCCCGGACCGAGGTGCTGTTCATCACCCTGGCCAAGACCGAGCAGCACTACTCGCCGACGACCCTGTACCGCGACTACGCGATCAGCCGCGAGCTGTTCCACTGGGAGTCGCAGAACGCCACCCGGGTCGACTCGCCCGCCGGCCGGCGCTACCTCGAGCAGCGCCGCAACGGGGTGCGCATCCTCCTCGCCGTGCGGACCGCGCCGAAGGACCCGTGGGGCGCCACCCGCCCCTACGTACTGCTCGGCCCCGCCGACTACGTCGAGCACCGCGGCGAGCGGCCCATCGCGATCACCTGGCGGCTGCGCAACCCGATCCCCGCCGACCTCTACGAGGAGTTCAAGGTCGCGGCGGCATGACGAGCGGCCGCGGGGCGGCGCGCCGGTCTGTGGACTGGAGGTCCGGAAAGCACCGACGGGCTGGCTAGGCCGAGGGTTGCCAGGCGGTGGTACTGGCCGAGGCCATTGCGGCCGTCACCCCACTGAGCCCCGCTGCGAGCAGCCACCATGCCGTGTAGCGAATGAAACGCGGCTTCGTGCGGCGCAGCGTCTCATGGCCGATCACCGCGAGCGTGGCCCAGACGATGATGCTCAACAAGTCGACATGCTGGAACGGCGCCGGGACGGGCGCGGACCACAGCGATACCGCGTTGACGAGCCAGACCAGGGCGGCCACCCCCACCGCCAAGCGACGCAACCGGGTTGTCGTCGGGGATGGCGCGTGGTGCTCGGAGTGGTAGGTGCCGTCGGGGCACATGACCACCCACGTCAACCCGCGGGGGAACCCGCGCACCCGCGGCGGGGGACCGCACCAGGTGTGGGGGCGTCGCTCGTGACACCGCCAGCGCCAGCGGGCGCGCCGCCACACGTGGCCCATATAGTCGCCTGCTGACGGTGTTGGCTGCCGGTACCCGGTGGCCTGCGCCTCCTCGGGCTCACCCCAGCCACTCGTACCGGACGGGCCGCGGGCACCCGCGCCGTTCGGTGGGGGGCCGGGATCGCTGCGCAGCGAGTCGGTGTCGCGGTCGCGCCGCTCGCGGGCGAGCCGGGCATCTGTGACCTGTCGTCGCTCCGCAGTCGCGATCTGCTCGTAGGCGAGGTTGATCCTCGTCATGCGGGCGCGGTCGGGCTGGCGGTGGCTGTCGGGGTGGTGGCGCCGGATCAGCTCCCTGCGGCGTGCGACGATCCTTGCGAGGTCGGCGTCCTCGTCGACGCCGAGGACGGCGTACGGGTTGCCCGTCATCGGCCCGACGTGGCGCTCGGGTTCGCCGGCGCCCGGACTGGTCCATGCCAGGCGACGACCTGCCAGGGCTCGTGTCGGATTCGCGCGCTCTCGGGCGAGTGGTGCCAGAGCGCAGGGCCGGCCATCCCGCTGGCGTACGGCACGCCGCGTGAGGCCTCGGCGAAGGAGACCCAGTGGCCATCGAAGAGGTAACAGCTGTACCGCTCTTCGTAGCGGTTCGCGACGATGGCCGTGGTGGCATGCAGGCCGGCGCGCTCCGGCATCCGCCCCCTTGATACGAACGGTTCCAGCAGGTGACGCTGGGTGCCCGCCGGCAGGTTCCCCAGGTATGGCGCGACGTCGACCGGGACGTAGCGAGCGGTGCCCGCGGCGAGCTGCAGCCCGGCTCTGTCGGGCCGGCCGCCCGCCGGGGCGCCCGTGTGAGGTCGACCCGCGCTCAAGTGGGCCGAGCGAATCCGTGTGCCGTCCACCGGCCGCGCCCACCGGGTTCCTCCCCATGAGGCCCCCGTGCGATCGTCTAGGGCGGTGGTGGTCCCGGTGGCGACGGCGAGCCCGCCCTTGCCGAAGAGCCA
Encoded proteins:
- a CDS encoding type II toxin-antitoxin system RelE/ParE family toxin; translated protein: MRVEWLPEAEQSLAVQLEWIAEHNPRAALDMGDAMHAAVGRLADYPAMARSGRVAGTRELAVVGTPYLVVYRLEPAAVVILRILHGAQRWPRD
- a CDS encoding C4-type zinc ribbon domain-containing protein encodes the protein MISATPEEQRTLLDLQRVDTTIRQLEHRRAHLPEQQALDQNADTLSRVRGEHADARERLDQLNRAQMRLESEIATVDARRKSEEGRMYSGLITSEKEVQALRGEISSLKQRKGDLEDSLLEVMQELEDVESLVATLDERQEELSGNVAGLEQGRDEASRDLDAELAERRQERTQLAAGLPVEVGEYYEELRDRKDGIAVAELVGRTCQGCRLELTAVEFEDAHERARKGLARCEQCGRILVPTG
- a CDS encoding immunoglobulin-like domain-containing protein, coding for MLVAEPARVPPGGTVTLVIHNRRDERLGYGLAYTLERWDGHAWTAVPTQGWKGPALLVEPGGVSAPQEIPVPPTDGWYRVTKTVQAAAESAEDIVGHARLEVAAALLQPRPGEDFVVLAAAAATHAGAPGPSTPWRCPLTLRTP
- a CDS encoding type II toxin-antitoxin system VapC family toxin, giving the protein MPDVLVDTDLFVDHLRGAAELRPGKHRLHYSVITRAELFAGSSATAQISQLLAPFRELPVNRAIAERAGRIKRGSGLRMPDALIAATALEQGLSLATRNRRHFQPVQGLRLRALR
- a CDS encoding DUF3427 domain-containing protein, encoding MRERELPPGRYDAVVDRRLAELAARLAGRAWTDDLDPGEQPTRLAHHVADVLARALGMLDDAERLTLVNELVERIGEAHAAVPGPPRRLEAVTAHGVARPPAAPDIPLSAHDLLVNARGEPHLAAELKKELASADQVDLIVAFVRWYGVRLIIDELQAATARGVPVRLLTTTYTASTEARALDELSRRGVEIRVSYDTAVTRLHAKSWIFHRDSGFGTAYVGSSNLTRTAMMDGREWNVRLSQASADVLFAKVATVFDAQWESGDYEPYDPQRFAAATAAVRAPDAESALSGLTLRPWPYQDEILDALTVQRDVHGSTRNLVVAPTGTGKTVVAALDYQRLVAGHGDLSLLFVAHREQILRQSRRTFREALGDGSFGELLVGGHRPTAGRHVFASIQTLSSPEARGLLGDAFDVVVVDEFHHAEAATYRRLLDSLDARWLLALTATPERADGLDIRRWTDGRTAFDMRLWHALDRQLLAPFQYFGIADVVDYSTVRWQAGHYDLGDLGALLTGDDARDRLVVRQVERIVGDPRRMRALGFCATVEHAHAMAALFDRVGWPAVPIDATTAQHDRERHLAALRAGELAAIFSRDVFNEGVDIPEADTILLLRPTESVTVHLQQLGRGLRRHRDKDVCTVLDFVGQHRREYRLDLRLRAMTGISRRELVAAAEQGFPYLPSGCHLELDRQAREWVVAHLKEAVLVNRRALTRELGLLAAQQERQVAPPLATFLDEAGVELADVAKVGGWAGLRRAAGLEQRPAGAHEATLAKGVGRVLHLDDVERLEQLASWLRAGRPPVPADDRQRHLAWMFLVTMWTLRAAPDDLDAAWRGLFDAPAVLDELVETLPLLRERIARPSIPLPDAEVPLRLHATYARDEILAAFGRLVPGVRYSHQAGPWWHEPARTEVLFITLAKTEQHYSPTTLYRDYAISRELFHWESQNATRVDSPAGRRYLEQRRNGVRILLAVRTAPKDPWGATRPYVLLGPADYVEHRGERPIAITWRLRNPIPADLYEEFKVAAA
- a CDS encoding DnaJ domain-containing protein, which codes for MTGNPYAVLGVDEDADLARIVARRRELIRRHHPDSHRQPDRARMTRINLAYEQIATAERRQVTDARLARERRDRDTDSLRSDPGPPPNGAGARGPSGTSGWGEPEEAQATGYRQPTPSAGDYMGHVWRRARWRWRCHERRPHTWCGPPPRVRGFPRGLTWVVMCPDGTYHSEHHAPSPTTTRLRRLAVGVAALVWLVNAVSLWSAPVPAPFQHVDLLSIIVWATLAVIGHETLRRTKPRFIRYTAWWLLAAGLSGVTAAMASASTTAWQPSA
- a CDS encoding CopG family transcriptional regulator; protein product: MSATRTQVYLSEEQRRRIDALAEAEGVTLAEIVRRALNAYFADVHADPSAALAATFGADPDARNPDRDEWAHA